From one Peptoniphilaceae bacterium AMB_02 genomic stretch:
- a CDS encoding lysine exporter LysO family protein, protein MISIIISIVLGILLGRYSGLPFTYTSEFIQIGLYLLLFFVGLDIGRSDDLLRIFRRMGSEAVIVPLLIIVGSIFGGILAGFVFGYNWNEGAALGSGMGWYSLSGVIIEPYSTELSAIAFLSNIFREVIAIATVPIIASKIGFLPSIAAPAAGAMDTVLPIISKATDQTTTIIAFFTGTILSFSIPILVKFFIAL, encoded by the coding sequence ATGATTAGTATTATTATCTCCATAGTTCTAGGAATTCTATTAGGTAGATATTCAGGTTTACCGTTTACATATACCAGTGAGTTTATACAAATCGGTCTATACTTATTATTGTTTTTCGTAGGTCTAGATATCGGACGAAGTGATGATTTGTTAAGAATATTTAGAAGGATGGGATCCGAAGCTGTTATAGTGCCATTGTTGATAATAGTAGGAAGTATATTTGGTGGTATATTGGCGGGTTTTGTCTTTGGATATAATTGGAATGAAGGTGCAGCGCTTGGTTCAGGAATGGGATGGTATTCACTTTCAGGAGTGATAATTGAACCATATTCGACTGAATTATCAGCAATTGCATTTTTAAGTAATATATTCAGAGAGGTTATAGCAATTGCTACGGTACCAATCATTGCTTCAAAAATAGGCTTTCTTCCATCTATTGCAGCACCAGCAGCAGGTGCAATGGACACGGTATTGCCGATAATATCAAAAGCCACTGATCAAACTACGACGATTATTGCATTTTTTACGGGGACCATACTTTCATTTTCAATCCCAATTTTAGTAAAATTTTTTATAGCATTATAG
- a CDS encoding ABC transporter ATP-binding protein: MNPIINIENLRKSYDDVEVLKGINLKVYPGEIIGYIGPNGAGKSTTIKILLGLIDDYSGNIEICGSKIGSDEFVYKKHLGYVPEKAMLYENLTCSEYFSFIGAMYGIDEELIEAKARKMAEVFGIKESFDNRINIFSKGSKQKIMIISALMHNPDIYFLDEPLSGMDANSALIVKELLNELTKMGKTIFYSSHIMEVVEKLSSRIVLINDGEIVIDANAEEVRKNKDVGLEGIFAEVTGFENSKEIAKNLVKVMEYVHY; this comes from the coding sequence ATGAATCCTATTATTAATATTGAAAACCTAAGAAAATCTTACGATGATGTTGAGGTCCTTAAGGGAATTAATCTTAAGGTCTATCCGGGGGAAATAATAGGCTATATCGGGCCAAATGGAGCAGGGAAATCAACTACTATTAAAATACTCTTGGGTTTGATAGATGATTATAGTGGAAATATAGAGATATGCGGAAGTAAAATAGGTTCAGATGAATTTGTATATAAAAAACATCTTGGATATGTTCCGGAGAAGGCAATGCTTTATGAAAATCTGACATGTAGTGAATACTTCAGTTTTATTGGAGCTATGTATGGTATCGATGAAGAATTAATTGAAGCAAAGGCCAGAAAAATGGCAGAAGTATTCGGAATAAAAGAGAGTTTTGATAATAGAATCAATATTTTCTCAAAGGGCTCAAAGCAAAAAATTATGATTATTTCTGCACTGATGCACAACCCAGATATTTATTTTTTGGATGAGCCATTAAGTGGCATGGATGCAAACTCTGCTTTGATAGTCAAAGAGTTACTTAATGAATTAACCAAGATGGGAAAGACCATATTTTATTCTTCTCATATTATGGAAGTCGTAGAAAAGCTAAGCTCAAGAATTGTACTTATTAATGATGGAGAAATAGTTATTGACGCCAATGCAGAAGAGGTTAGAAAAAACAAGGATGTGGGTCTGGAAGGTATATTTGCTGAAGTCACCGGTTTTGAAAACTCGAAAGAAATAGCTAAAAATCTCGTAAAGGTGATGGAATATGTTCACTATTAG
- a CDS encoding FAD/NAD(P)-binding protein, whose translation MERIAIIGMGTSGMAVAAAYAKETNPGDYTIDCYDSKDSFGKGYPYRDDSQEIILNLKSGKISYDYQDNEDLINWHKEKGLTVNEYTSRSTFGEYTLDRLNETIDKIKANKIYERISSVQYLPETKTWEIRTESGSNIEYDRVHLCCGELGQHDVYKLGGSPGYYNEVYPCELKLADIESDQSVCIIGAGLTAVDVAIYLLTKRNVQKLYMFSRTNMVPTVRVDPVQINIKHINLDIVESIIKKGNGIIKFEEFDELFEKELVYQNINYTEFLKNHMQGGIEGLKRNIAEPDDLAVVQALLPPLNMVFNRVWDSMTNEDRFNFRSKYHPFMCLNRSPLPQPSAEILIDAVEVGRLKFIEGVDFVEYGCGVFDIIKKSTDTDEVLAQSDLVVNATGLDMYMTDIEKQNPLLAQMLNKRYIAIDKYGGLILRPEDQTSISPRYGSLENLHIHGVLASGVQYRNNSTMMIQTMAHKLIKKLYA comes from the coding sequence TTGGAAAGAATAGCAATAATTGGAATGGGGACTAGCGGAATGGCAGTTGCAGCAGCATATGCCAAGGAAACAAATCCTGGTGATTATACAATTGATTGTTATGACAGTAAAGACAGTTTCGGTAAGGGTTACCCGTATAGAGATGATTCACAAGAAATCATATTGAATTTAAAATCAGGTAAAATAAGTTATGATTATCAAGATAATGAGGATCTGATTAATTGGCATAAAGAAAAGGGACTTACCGTTAATGAATATACGTCGAGATCGACTTTTGGTGAATATACTTTAGATAGACTTAATGAGACAATTGATAAGATTAAAGCCAATAAAATATATGAGAGAATCAGTTCTGTTCAGTATCTACCTGAAACTAAAACATGGGAGATAAGAACAGAATCGGGAAGCAATATTGAGTACGATAGAGTTCATTTGTGTTGTGGTGAATTAGGTCAGCATGATGTTTATAAACTGGGTGGCAGTCCGGGATACTATAATGAAGTTTATCCTTGCGAGCTAAAACTGGCTGATATAGAATCAGATCAGTCTGTATGCATTATAGGGGCAGGACTGACCGCTGTGGATGTGGCAATTTATCTGCTTACAAAAAGGAATGTTCAGAAGCTGTATATGTTCTCCAGGACTAATATGGTGCCGACGGTTAGAGTTGATCCCGTTCAAATAAATATTAAGCATATCAATTTGGATATAGTAGAATCAATAATTAAAAAAGGCAATGGAATAATAAAATTTGAAGAATTTGATGAATTGTTTGAAAAGGAATTAGTATACCAAAATATAAATTATACCGAGTTCTTAAAAAATCATATGCAAGGAGGAATAGAGGGATTAAAAAGGAATATAGCTGAGCCAGATGATTTGGCTGTCGTCCAAGCACTACTCCCTCCGTTAAATATGGTGTTTAATAGAGTTTGGGATTCCATGACCAATGAGGATAGATTTAATTTTAGAAGCAAATATCATCCTTTCATGTGTTTAAATAGAAGCCCGCTTCCTCAGCCATCAGCTGAAATTCTCATTGATGCAGTGGAAGTAGGAAGACTTAAGTTCATTGAAGGTGTTGATTTTGTAGAGTATGGATGTGGAGTATTCGATATTATTAAAAAAAGTACAGACACTGATGAAGTATTGGCTCAATCAGACTTAGTTGTAAATGCAACAGGTTTGGATATGTACATGACAGATATAGAGAAACAAAATCCATTACTTGCTCAAATGCTAAATAAAAGGTATATTGCTATTGATAAATATGGAGGATTAATTTTAAGACCTGAAGATCAAACTTCGATATCACCAAGGTATGGTAGTTTGGAAAATCTTCATATACATGGAGTACTTGCTTCTGGAGTTCAATACAGAAATAACTCGACCATGATGATTCAGACCATGGCTCATAAGTTGATAAAAAAACTATATGCATGA
- the asnA gene encoding aspartate--ammonia ligase, whose protein sequence is MERLIIPDGYKSSLDVVKTQKAIKEIKDFFQTNLAYALNLSRVSAPLFVKRSSGLNDNLSGVERPVSFNTLEEQDSELEIVQSLAKWKRMALLKYDFKPNTGLYADMNAIRRDEICDNTHSYYVDQWDWEKVITKDMRTMEYLEMVVKKIYGVFVQTDDFIAYHYPQYSHFLPPEISFITSQELYDLYPNLTSEERENAYVKEKGAIFVSQIGHKLSSGKPHDGRAPDYDDWNLNGDIIIYNPILDSGLEMSSMGIRVDPSSLIRQLKEKNEMRRLELEYHSMLADGKLPLTIGGGIGQSRMCMLFMQKAHIGEVQASIWPETMMRACENAGIHLL, encoded by the coding sequence ATGGAAAGATTAATAATACCGGATGGCTATAAAAGTAGTCTGGACGTAGTAAAAACACAAAAGGCAATAAAAGAAATAAAGGACTTTTTTCAAACAAATTTAGCTTATGCACTAAACCTTAGTAGGGTTTCTGCACCTCTTTTTGTAAAAAGGTCTTCAGGTTTAAACGATAATCTTAGTGGAGTTGAAAGACCTGTTTCATTTAATACATTGGAAGAACAGGATTCTGAACTGGAAATTGTGCAATCACTAGCTAAATGGAAGAGAATGGCTCTATTAAAATATGACTTTAAGCCGAATACGGGACTATATGCAGATATGAATGCCATAAGACGTGATGAAATATGCGATAATACTCACTCATACTATGTAGACCAATGGGATTGGGAAAAAGTAATCACCAAAGATATGAGAACAATGGAATATTTGGAAATGGTCGTAAAGAAAATCTATGGGGTTTTCGTTCAAACCGATGATTTCATTGCATACCACTATCCGCAATACAGTCACTTTTTACCACCTGAAATATCCTTTATTACATCCCAGGAATTGTATGATTTATACCCGAACCTTACATCTGAAGAAAGAGAAAATGCATACGTGAAAGAAAAAGGAGCAATCTTCGTATCTCAGATAGGTCATAAGTTATCTAGTGGTAAACCGCATGACGGAAGGGCTCCCGACTACGATGACTGGAATCTAAACGGAGACATAATAATATATAACCCTATACTGGATTCAGGTTTAGAAATGAGTTCAATGGGAATTAGAGTAGATCCAAGTTCTCTTATAAGGCAATTAAAAGAAAAAAATGAGATGAGAAGACTGGAACTGGAATATCATTCTATGCTCGCAGACGGTAAACTCCCTCTTACAATTGGTGGAGGAATCGGACAATCCAGAATGTGTATGTTATTTATGCAAAAAGCACATATCGGTGAAGTTCAAGCTAGTATTTGGCCTGAGACTATGATGCGTGCATGTGAAAATGCCGGAATTCACTTACTATAA
- a CDS encoding methylated-DNA--[protein]-cysteine S-methyltransferase yields MNYYIYENYLGKFYILEMDGFITGLSTDEKDIPSDSKEYLSEPIKDCIAELEMYFKGELKRFTVPIVYNGTKFQESVWNALLNIPYGETRSYQEVAEEVGSEKAVRAVGGANNKNPLMILIPCHRVIGKDGSLVGFGGGLELKSELLNLESLNKGEK; encoded by the coding sequence ATGAATTACTATATATATGAAAATTATTTAGGGAAGTTTTATATTTTAGAAATGGATGGTTTTATCACCGGACTGTCTACAGATGAGAAAGATATTCCGAGTGACTCTAAAGAGTATCTATCGGAACCGATTAAAGACTGCATAGCAGAATTAGAAATGTACTTTAAAGGAGAGTTAAAGCGTTTTACTGTACCGATTGTTTATAATGGAACTAAATTTCAGGAGAGTGTTTGGAATGCATTATTAAATATTCCTTATGGTGAGACTAGGTCTTATCAAGAGGTCGCGGAAGAGGTTGGCTCTGAAAAAGCTGTGCGTGCAGTAGGCGGAGCTAATAATAAAAACCCATTGATGATTTTAATACCATGTCATAGGGTAATCGGCAAAGATGGTAGTCTTGTCGGATTTGGTGGGGGCTTAGAATTAAAGAGTGAACTACTCAATCTTGAATCGTTAAATAAAGGAGAAAAATGA
- a CDS encoding TSUP family transporter gives MNINWMILFPGAFMAAFVDAIAGGGGIISIPAFIMSGFPMHYALGTNKFGMSTGTFISTWRFYKNGKVDFDFLKYLIPCSLIGSVLGVLLVLRLDAEFLKPMIMVLLIVVGIYSFFSKSQGLVNEYEKIDRQGIFKGMLFALCLGFYDGFFGPGTGSFIIFGLVKLFKFDYVSASGNSKVLNLTSNFAALVTFAINGKIAYLWAIPTALIMMLGGYLGSGIAIKGGAKFIKPVFVTMALIAAIKMLIESF, from the coding sequence ATGAATATTAATTGGATGATACTATTTCCCGGTGCATTTATGGCAGCTTTTGTTGACGCTATTGCCGGCGGTGGAGGAATAATAAGCATACCGGCATTTATAATGTCTGGTTTTCCTATGCATTATGCTCTAGGGACAAATAAATTCGGTATGAGCACAGGTACTTTTATTAGTACATGGAGGTTTTATAAAAATGGTAAGGTTGATTTTGATTTTTTAAAGTATTTGATTCCATGTTCATTGATAGGTTCAGTTTTAGGGGTTTTATTAGTACTAAGACTGGATGCTGAGTTTTTAAAACCGATGATTATGGTCTTATTGATAGTAGTAGGAATATATTCGTTTTTTTCAAAATCGCAAGGTCTGGTCAATGAATATGAAAAAATAGATAGACAAGGAATATTCAAAGGAATGTTATTTGCACTTTGTCTGGGTTTTTATGACGGATTTTTTGGACCGGGCACCGGATCTTTTATTATTTTTGGCTTGGTAAAACTGTTTAAATTCGATTATGTAAGTGCCAGTGGAAATTCCAAAGTGCTAAATTTAACGAGCAATTTTGCAGCACTCGTCACATTTGCCATCAATGGAAAGATTGCTTATCTTTGGGCAATACCAACTGCTCTGATTATGATGCTCGGAGGGTATTTAGGCTCAGGGATTGCGATAAAAGGGGGAGCAAAATTCATCAAGCCTGTATTTGTAACAATGGCATTAATCGCAGCAATAAAAATGCTGATTGAGAGTTTCTAA
- a CDS encoding ATP cone domain-containing protein, with translation MKDEKINIMVDEIAKYILDNKYSNIELTSFLDQLKLEILNRVFIGNDEVLVMKRRGGIEPFDLEKLKKNIAGSSDDVKQSLSEGELNMIAKHVKSKIKGLNYRVISSKDIIGITKAALEELDYDGVLVGYSAFNK, from the coding sequence ATGAAGGACGAAAAAATAAATATAATGGTTGACGAAATAGCTAAATATATCTTGGACAACAAATACTCAAATATCGAGTTAACAAGTTTTCTTGATCAGCTTAAGCTTGAGATATTGAACAGAGTTTTTATCGGTAATGATGAAGTGCTTGTCATGAAAAGAAGAGGCGGGATTGAACCTTTTGATCTAGAGAAATTAAAGAAAAATATTGCCGGTTCATCTGACGATGTTAAACAGTCATTAAGTGAAGGTGAACTCAATATGATCGCAAAACATGTTAAGTCAAAGATAAAGGGGTTAAACTATAGAGTCATTTCTTCGAAGGATATTATAGGGATAACTAAAGCTGCTCTTGAAGAACTCGACTATGACGGTGTTTTGGTAGGATATAGTGCATTCAATAAATAA
- a CDS encoding NAD(P)-dependent oxidoreductase, whose translation MKVNLIEPLGIEEDLIHRYGQKISELGHEFEYYNNKTDSEEEMIARAEDADILMIANNPLPYNVIKSLDKLKLINVAFTGIDHVATDIASEKGIDICNASGYSDISVAELVIGLVIDLYRQIKTGDEVVRTGGIGRAGREIRGKVVGIIGTGNIGIETAKLFSAFGAEIIGFSKSEKSEFIDIGGRYVTLDELLEKSDIVSLHIPSNDETAGFIGESELSKMKKDSILINCARGRVVDNEALANALNNGMIAGAGIDVFDMEPPIPSDYSLLAPKNTILTPHIAYLTEEAMLRRAEIAFNNTIAYLNGKPQNIVKL comes from the coding sequence ATGAAAGTAAATTTGATTGAGCCACTCGGAATAGAGGAAGATTTAATTCACCGGTATGGTCAAAAGATATCTGAACTAGGGCATGAGTTTGAATATTACAATAATAAAACAGATTCAGAAGAGGAGATGATTGCAAGAGCTGAAGATGCGGACATATTAATGATAGCCAATAATCCACTGCCTTATAATGTAATCAAATCACTGGATAAATTAAAGCTTATAAATGTAGCTTTTACCGGAATAGACCATGTTGCAACCGATATAGCAAGTGAAAAAGGCATAGATATCTGCAATGCTTCAGGGTATTCTGATATTTCTGTAGCTGAGCTTGTAATCGGTTTGGTAATAGATTTGTATAGACAGATTAAAACCGGCGATGAGGTGGTTAGAACCGGCGGAATCGGTAGGGCCGGCAGGGAGATAAGAGGCAAGGTGGTAGGAATCATTGGTACTGGAAATATCGGTATCGAAACTGCAAAACTATTTAGTGCTTTCGGTGCAGAAATCATAGGATTTAGCAAGTCAGAAAAAAGTGAATTCATAGATATCGGTGGAAGGTATGTGACTCTGGATGAGCTTCTTGAAAAATCTGATATTGTATCTCTGCATATTCCGTCCAATGATGAAACAGCGGGATTTATAGGAGAAAGTGAACTCTCTAAAATGAAGAAGGATTCAATTCTCATAAATTGTGCAAGAGGAAGAGTTGTAGATAATGAGGCATTGGCAAATGCATTGAACAATGGAATGATAGCAGGGGCAGGCATTGATGTATTTGATATGGAGCCTCCAATTCCATCTGATTATTCGCTTTTAGCACCAAAGAATACTATTCTGACTCCGCATATTGCCTATCTGACGGAGGAGGCAATGCTGCGAAGAGCAGAGATCGCATTTAATAATACCATTGCTTACTTAAATGGAAAACCTCAAAATATAGTTAAATTGTGA
- the ald gene encoding alanine dehydrogenase → MIIGIPKEVRDQEYRVSASPNSVEEFIKAGHEVIVQKDAGIGIGRDDASYRRAGAVVVDTAEEVWTNADFIYKVKDPVESEFKYLNEKLTVFAYLHLAANKALVDAFLNSGATGIGFETIEVNGKLPLLKPMSEIGGCMAIQEGAFLLTKAGGGKGKLLQGLPGVEPSHVVIVGGGVAGTGAIRTAVGIGARVSVLDIDVERLAQLADIYGSRLETVYSNEYNVRKAVKSADLLVGAVLVPGGRTPKVVSEEMVKSMEPGSVIIDIAIDQGGCVETIDKPTTHTKPTYLKHGIIHYAVSNIPGTISRSATYALSNVTTRFALEIANKGWRQAAIDNPSIAKGINLAEGKYVHPAVASAFGQEAVDLNSIL, encoded by the coding sequence ATGATAATAGGAATACCAAAAGAAGTTAGAGATCAAGAATATAGAGTAAGTGCATCACCAAATAGTGTTGAGGAATTTATTAAAGCCGGACATGAAGTAATAGTACAGAAGGATGCCGGTATTGGAATAGGAAGAGATGATGCATCTTATAGAAGAGCCGGAGCGGTAGTAGTGGATACTGCGGAAGAAGTATGGACAAATGCAGATTTTATATATAAGGTTAAAGACCCGGTTGAATCAGAGTTTAAATATTTAAATGAAAAACTTACAGTATTTGCATATCTTCACCTAGCTGCAAATAAAGCTTTAGTAGATGCTTTTCTTAACAGTGGCGCTACAGGAATAGGTTTTGAGACAATAGAAGTAAATGGTAAATTGCCATTGTTAAAACCCATGAGTGAGATTGGTGGATGCATGGCCATCCAAGAAGGTGCTTTCTTATTAACTAAAGCAGGCGGCGGAAAAGGAAAGTTATTACAAGGACTACCCGGAGTTGAGCCTTCACATGTAGTTATAGTAGGAGGCGGTGTTGCCGGAACAGGTGCAATAAGAACTGCTGTAGGTATCGGAGCGAGAGTTTCTGTACTGGACATAGATGTCGAAAGACTTGCTCAATTGGCAGATATATACGGATCCAGATTAGAGACTGTATACTCAAATGAATATAATGTAAGAAAGGCTGTAAAATCAGCAGATTTATTGGTCGGGGCGGTACTGGTTCCCGGAGGAAGAACTCCAAAAGTCGTAAGCGAAGAAATGGTTAAGTCCATGGAGCCGGGTTCGGTAATTATAGATATAGCCATAGACCAGGGAGGCTGCGTGGAAACAATAGATAAACCTACTACACATACCAAACCTACCTATTTAAAACATGGAATCATTCATTATGCTGTTTCAAATATACCAGGTACAATCTCAAGATCAGCAACTTATGCTCTTTCGAATGTAACGACCAGATTTGCACTTGAGATAGCAAATAAAGGCTGGAGACAGGCAGCTATTGATAACCCATCTATTGCAAAAGGTATTAACCTTGCAGAAGGGAAATATGTGCATCCGGCAGTAGCAAGTGCTTTTGGTCAAGAAGCCGTAGACTTAAATTCAATACTATAA
- a CDS encoding IS1182 family transposase: protein MLFKNSKNKVDQVQMISIDQMVPEDHILRKIDKYIKFDFIYELVEDLYCLDNGRPSIDPVVLLKITLIQYLFNIKSMRQTIKDIEVNLAYRWFLGFDFYDKIPHFTTFSQNYRRRFKDTNIFEDIFQNILLQAIEEGLVDTNIQFVDSTHVKAHANRYKVVKVKVKKEIKYYQKKLEKEINEDRKKHDKKPFDPKDKDEELKEVTKSTTDPEAGLFHKGEHKEVFAYSVQTSCDKNGWILGFKSYPGNLHDGTTFKDFFDEKLKRLNPKKLVMDAGYKFPAIAKELFDDGVFPVFPYTRQKTKAKLENPFYKRDFVYDEYYNCYLCPANEVLEYSTTNREGYRQYKSNPKICVNCGYLGRCTSSKKHQKIITRHIWQDYLDISEEYRYTYKGKAEYKKRKETIERQFGSAKEYHGFRYTNMVGIKKMDMKAALTFATLNMKKLAIILSKRDKKPPKKRLRKKVCKY from the coding sequence ATGCTATTTAAAAATTCTAAAAACAAAGTTGATCAAGTTCAAATGATTTCAATAGATCAAATGGTTCCCGAAGATCATATACTTAGAAAAATAGATAAATACATTAAATTTGATTTCATATATGAATTAGTTGAAGATTTGTACTGTCTTGATAACGGACGACCTAGTATAGATCCCGTTGTTTTGCTTAAGATTACCTTAATCCAATACCTTTTCAACATAAAAAGCATGAGACAAACAATTAAAGATATTGAAGTAAATCTTGCTTACAGATGGTTTTTAGGTTTTGATTTTTACGATAAAATACCTCATTTCACAACTTTTAGTCAAAACTACAGAAGAAGATTTAAAGATACAAACATATTTGAAGATATTTTTCAAAACATACTACTACAAGCCATTGAAGAAGGCTTAGTTGATACAAATATCCAATTTGTTGACTCAACACATGTTAAAGCACATGCCAATAGGTATAAGGTTGTTAAAGTAAAAGTGAAAAAAGAGATAAAATACTATCAAAAAAAGCTAGAAAAAGAAATAAACGAAGATAGAAAAAAACATGATAAAAAGCCATTTGATCCTAAAGATAAAGATGAAGAACTAAAAGAAGTAACAAAAAGCACAACAGATCCTGAAGCAGGACTATTCCATAAAGGTGAACATAAAGAAGTATTTGCATACAGCGTACAGACATCATGTGATAAAAATGGATGGATATTAGGTTTTAAATCATATCCTGGAAACTTACACGATGGAACAACATTTAAAGATTTCTTTGATGAAAAGTTAAAACGATTGAACCCTAAAAAACTAGTTATGGATGCAGGCTATAAATTCCCGGCAATAGCGAAAGAACTGTTTGATGATGGAGTATTTCCAGTATTTCCATACACCAGGCAAAAAACAAAAGCAAAACTAGAAAACCCATTCTACAAAAGAGATTTTGTGTATGACGAATACTACAACTGTTACCTTTGTCCAGCAAATGAAGTATTAGAATACTCAACCACAAATAGAGAAGGATATAGGCAGTACAAGAGCAACCCAAAGATCTGTGTAAACTGTGGGTACCTAGGAAGGTGTACAAGTAGTAAAAAACACCAAAAGATAATAACTAGACATATCTGGCAAGATTATCTTGATATCTCAGAAGAATACCGGTATACATATAAAGGGAAAGCAGAGTATAAAAAGAGAAAAGAAACAATAGAAAGGCAATTTGGGAGTGCAAAGGAATATCATGGATTTAGATATACCAATATGGTAGGTATAAAGAAAATGGATATGAAAGCAGCACTTAC